One genomic segment of Desulforamulus reducens MI-1 includes these proteins:
- a CDS encoding sigma-54-dependent transcriptional regulator: MVKKRVLVVDDEESVRQFLYDVLTEEKYQVATAANGLQCQDKLMQFKPDVLITDIRMPEKDGFGLLEQIKSAGLNIPVILMTAFGTTEVAIKAMKLGAFDYIVKPFDLDEFLDLIQRAVAQSDTVATFPQAQEPASSTGINIIGNSPSMRNVYKDIGRVADSNATVLIQGESGTGKELVARAIHYNSSRRNNPFIKVNCANLPDSLLESELFGYEKGAFTGASSLKVGRFELAHEGTIFFDEIGEISLATQAKLLRAIQEKEFDRVGGTKTIKVNVRILAATNRKLKQSVREGEFREDLFFRLNVVNIEIPPLRDRKEDIPLLIAHFLAKYNKEFNKEIKGFSKEAIKLLIGYDWPGNVRELENVVERSIIMARGAIIVPEDIQLGATVSQQPTELEILDENLSLKQIISDVERKVILKALEENNWCRTTVAKVLKINRRSLYAKMKELGIEENG; encoded by the coding sequence ATGGTCAAAAAGCGGGTTCTCGTAGTGGATGATGAAGAAAGTGTAAGACAGTTTCTGTATGACGTTTTGACAGAGGAAAAATACCAAGTGGCTACTGCAGCAAATGGCCTTCAGTGTCAGGATAAATTAATGCAATTCAAGCCGGATGTCCTTATTACAGATATACGAATGCCTGAAAAAGATGGTTTTGGCTTGTTGGAACAGATCAAATCAGCCGGTTTAAATATACCTGTTATTCTAATGACAGCCTTTGGTACCACGGAAGTGGCGATAAAAGCGATGAAGCTGGGGGCCTTTGATTATATTGTTAAGCCCTTTGATTTAGATGAGTTTCTAGATCTTATCCAACGGGCAGTGGCCCAATCAGATACGGTGGCTACGTTTCCCCAGGCTCAAGAACCAGCAAGTTCTACTGGCATTAATATAATCGGGAATTCTCCTAGTATGCGGAACGTGTATAAAGATATTGGGCGGGTAGCTGACAGTAACGCCACTGTTTTAATACAGGGAGAGAGCGGTACAGGGAAGGAATTGGTGGCCAGAGCCATCCACTATAATAGTTCACGACGGAATAACCCCTTTATCAAAGTAAATTGTGCAAACTTACCTGATAGTCTACTGGAAAGTGAGCTATTCGGTTATGAAAAAGGAGCTTTTACCGGGGCCAGCTCTTTAAAGGTAGGGAGATTTGAGTTAGCCCATGAGGGTACTATTTTTTTTGATGAAATTGGTGAGATTAGTCTTGCAACTCAGGCAAAACTACTTAGAGCAATTCAGGAAAAGGAATTTGACCGGGTAGGCGGTACAAAAACCATCAAGGTTAATGTTCGTATTCTGGCTGCCACCAATCGAAAACTCAAGCAAAGTGTTAGAGAAGGAGAGTTTCGAGAGGATTTGTTTTTTCGGTTAAACGTAGTGAATATTGAAATACCTCCTTTGCGTGACAGAAAGGAAGATATTCCCTTACTAATTGCTCACTTTCTTGCCAAATATAACAAGGAATTTAACAAGGAAATTAAGGGTTTTTCAAAAGAAGCCATTAAATTATTAATTGGCTATGATTGGCCAGGCAATGTTCGGGAACTGGAAAATGTTGTTGAAAGATCAATCATTATGGCTAGGGGAGCGATCATTGTTCCGGAGGATATCCAACTGGGGGCAACGGTTTCACAACAACCCACTGAATTAGAAATCCTTGATGAAAATTTATCCCTAAAACAAATTATTTCGGATGTTGAGCGGAAGGTTATTTTAAAAGCACTGGAAGAGAATAATTGGTGCCGTACCACTGTTGCAAAGGTTTTAAAAATCAACAGAAGATCCCTGTATGCAAAAATGAAAGAGCTAGGCATTGAAGAAAATGGGTAA
- a CDS encoding sulfite exporter TauE/SafE family protein, translating to MEHIFFSGSFIFLFIGMLGGILYPVLGNAGIYMIVPLLMLLTGLPADMAVPIGLAHFAALIIPAAVGHWQTGNLDYKLLLLIMIGFIPGLFLAERIQLNLYVFIPYLILLVGAIIYKIRPFALLPKPNNHFRKITLRVINQLPGKTFLTFSGIKVSFIVPIIVGGLLSFTGKLFGPIAALLLCPILIICLDIPVMVAVATSTVCNFIGMLSFAMWNDFLMIPLNLKILLWLFLGSSITVLVLSSVIKKKLYPVPVAALLVLITSFTLWTLMLGQPGHQVLIQQFSFPSNLLGWFGGVQG from the coding sequence ATGGAACATATTTTTTTCTCAGGATCATTTATATTTTTGTTCATTGGCATGCTTGGTGGCATTCTTTATCCGGTCTTGGGGAATGCAGGAATTTATATGATTGTTCCACTTTTAATGTTGCTGACCGGTTTGCCGGCGGACATGGCAGTACCCATTGGTTTGGCTCATTTTGCTGCACTCATTATCCCTGCGGCAGTTGGCCATTGGCAGACGGGAAATCTTGATTACAAACTGTTGCTACTGATTATGATAGGATTCATTCCTGGCTTGTTCTTAGCCGAAAGAATACAATTAAACCTTTATGTATTTATACCTTATCTTATTCTTCTGGTGGGAGCGATCATCTACAAAATTCGCCCCTTTGCTTTACTTCCAAAGCCCAACAATCATTTTAGGAAAATAACACTGCGTGTTATTAATCAATTGCCTGGCAAGACATTCTTAACTTTTAGTGGTATTAAGGTATCTTTCATTGTACCCATTATTGTGGGAGGGTTACTATCCTTTACAGGTAAATTATTTGGCCCAATTGCAGCCCTTCTACTTTGTCCTATACTGATAATTTGTCTTGATATTCCGGTTATGGTTGCTGTTGCAACTTCAACAGTTTGTAATTTTATTGGTATGTTATCCTTTGCCATGTGGAATGATTTTTTGATGATACCATTGAACCTGAAAATATTACTTTGGTTGTTCCTGGGTTCTTCCATCACTGTATTGGTACTTTCTTCTGTGATAAAAAAGAAACTTTATCCGGTTCCAGTGGCTGCGTTACTTGTTCTAATTACATCCTTTACCCTTTGGACTCTTATGTTAGGCCAGCCCGGCCATCAAGTTCTTATCCAGCAGTTCAGCTTTCCCAGTAATCTTCTTGGCTGGTTTGGGGGTGTTCAGGGATGA